The following coding sequences are from one Peromyscus eremicus chromosome X, PerEre_H2_v1, whole genome shotgun sequence window:
- the Armcx4 gene encoding armadillo repeat-containing X-linked protein 4 — translation MGRVQDVGWATAGLVIWAGTCYCIYRLTKGRSQSGSRFARNGSRIETETEVGVQNQTVATGEAMAGAETRVKTEPETGEGGEPVAEADPTVPVLARTSINCQVETMLEEEGETHSETSSLVETVVMTDAVTFTEATAKAKEVTMKEAVTQTEVETEEVGKKEAVTQTKAKAWEMAGRAEVKKEAMTQTKAEAPPLAEKETEINRVTVTQSEVLAVTKEVVKIGTMNETGIVAEATIRTLEETVSVTRTQSETRLGVTVDTNENPIDMPLVVAGVDVKSYAQSQAVDIIQNDDMIGDEVDDKENLKSTSEAGSGVDTKASDQPPIVVNILAEAMPGARDDACDNTNDICEAEADMTTCIIQPETVATIQAETTSGATTTDDGEDANVVFKAVTGADIADTDPQAVTSDETEAMPDAKVKGKGNATAMAKAGTKANTKTNLQTDALPDTEEKNISDPSDVAKAEASGDVVFCTQTEPVANVQGDDLPDGKIKAKDNANAISKEGAQATAQSQGEALPNTKGKARGKAKAKCKAGAATDVKACAQPQAGTKTQAETLSDSKIDSKSDSNATSKAGAKSDSCQNEALPGTKNKVKGNPSPVPKAEAGAATVGSAQTNVVTSSQGESAPGAKNKVKGNRNSVPKAGPGPDTTDSAQSQTVATSHSENLPGAKNKVKSNPNVVPKAEAGVGACPQSVAISQGVALTGTKTKAKGNSSAGSKPDAGAGTMGSVKAVVSTQGETVPGSKSKVKGHPNAVPKAETGASTILALASSQAEALLGARNKVRGNSNTVPKAEAGSGTRSSAQSQAVVSSQNETLLGARNKVRSNASTKSGAKTGTRSSAQPQAVVSSQNEALLGARDKGLSGSQVGATVDNKMYARPVAGAVPTSEIVSGVGAQPNMHDYYWNGIGVEDWIAAERWIKFRFQTMDGDWENTVSWTDEENAANVGPWSGANEKTGIVSSWAVACDENSIKSWTGARTENEVALGSWVGAGDQASGAIWAGAQATEATGGSWTGAENQISAGSWVVSGNQAIAGPWAVSQVSDGSWPAVQASGVSWVVDQATGTWTVADNQAGAMSWTGAGNIVSIGYWTGAVDQTNAVSWTGTGDQAGGEVKPRFEDQASEKGTWAGAGVQTSGESRLGPEDQSSGRSWTETADQANAASRLGTVDPSGGASWAGTGDQAGGVSTSGSADQSDGGSKPGFENQTTDEGSWTGTVGQASGGSKSVPEDQSAGRSWADSGNQLSGGFLVGPLDQANGESQPGSGELAAGGVDQSSGGGCWPGSGDQSGGESRMGPRDQSNGESWPGTGEQTSGWYCTYTGNQTIGGSSWGGASGQDVGGSKPVQVNQTTSGSWLVTGTQISGVSWTGDQVGGCSKPGFEDQAIGGGFWAGAGDQATGGSRPAVSEGQSNGGVSWGGAGSQVSGGSWVGPVDQTSGSSKSGFEDQACGESWPGSRSSNEASGGSRLDTQDQASGRFLVSAEVEANEGFWFGPGSEAFIGSWCWTEEATILPIAGLKDEASVESTAGTKEEATISSGLGDEKKSSTEETAVTGTCVGGEAETVAGAEAETVAGAEAEAETEAKAEAEAGAETEVEAEVGAETRAEAGVADSETGAEAGPRVEAVVGAEAGMEIWSWEGDAASKGSRLGAEAEAEAEAGVGGGAEAEAEAEAETSMGFWFWDGDAATKGSKRGAEAEAEAGVGAGAEAETEAVAETSMGFWIWDGDAATKESRLGAEAEAEAGVGAGAEAVAEAGVGAGAEAVAESVAETSMEFWPWDGDAATKESRHETEAEAGAGVMAEAGAGVVAEVGAETRMGFWFWNEDSTTKGSRLGAEAAVGVVAEGGAEARMEFWSWEGDAASKGSRLGAEVEAGLGSWTFAADVNDDDEEEEELSRESSPGIEEISLRNLFGADSEDNNDLRSTNEKDANSESGTGDKVSTKDKFDAADGVDIRSWFCTGNENRCEDESTSQVKAKRTTEPRGIYPSMVPGAGMGVWDGTIVCSESKLLQQSSFPGEEGFRKQVNTGDKVHSCNCRCKRDVNLDPEDLEKLICMIEMTEDASVHEIATNALYNSADYPFPQEIDRNIGGISVIQSLLGNPYPTVRQKALNALNNLSVAAENHRKVKTYLSQVCEDTVTYPLNSNVQVAGLRLIRHLTITSEYQHMVTNYISEFLRLLAMGSGETKDHVLGMLVNFSKNPSMTKDLLIANAPTALINIFSKKETKENILNALLLFENINRHFKKRAKTYPQDRFSKSSLYFLFQRPKACAKKLRALAADCSDPEVKEKVEVLINKL, via the exons ATGGGCCGAGTTCAGGATGTGGGCTGGGCAACTGCAGGACTGGTGATCTGGGCTGGCACTTGCTACTGCATTTACAGATTAACCAAGGGAAGATCTCAGAGTGGGAGCAGATTTGCCAGAAATGGGTCCAGGATCGAGACGGAGACTGAGGTTGGGGTACAGAACCAGACCGTGGCCACAGGTGAAGCCATGGCTGGAGCAGAGACTAGAGTCAAGACTGAACCAGAAACTGGAGAAGGAGGTGAGCCTGTGGCCGAAGCAGATCCCACGGTCCCTGTTCTAGCTAGAACCAGTATCAACTGTCAGGTCGAGACAATGcttgaggaggagggagagactcATTCTGAGACCAGTTCATTGGTGGAAACTGTGGTCATGACAGACGCAGTGACTTTTACTGAAGCCACAGCCAAAGCCAAAGAAGTGACCATGAAAGAGGCAGTCACACAAACTGAAGTTGAGACTGAGGAAGTAGGCAAGAAAGAGGCAGTGACGCAGACCAAAGCTAAAGCTTGGGAAATGGCTGGCAGGGCAGAGGTCAAGAAAGAAGCAATGACCCAGACCAAAGCAGAAGCTCCTCCATTGgctgaaaaagagacagagattaACAGAGTAACAGTGACTCAGAGTGAGGTCTTGGCAGTGACCAAGGAAGTAGTCAAGATTGGAACCATGAATGAGACTGGAATTGTGGCAGAAGCCACGATAAGAACACTGGAAGAGACTGTGAGTGTGACTAGAACTCAATCTGAGACTAGGCTTGGTGTCACAGTTGATACTAATGAAAATCCCATTGATATGCCCCTTGTAGTGGCTGGAGTGGACGTGAAGTCCTATGCACAGTCTCAGGCTGTGGACATAATCCAAAATGATGACATGATCGGTGATGAGGTTGACGACAAGGAGAATCTCAAAAGCACGTCTGAGGCAGGGTCTGGGGTAGATACAAAGGCTTCTGATCAGCCCCCTATTGTTGTCAACATTCTGGCTGAAGCCATGCCGGGGGCAAGGGATGATGCTTGTGATAATACAAATGACATttgtgaagcagaggcagatatGACAACTTGTATAATACAACCTGAGACTGTGGCCACGATACAGGCTGAGACAACGTCTGGTGCCACCACGACTGATGACGGGGAAGATGCCAATGTTGTCTTTAAGGCAGTGACTGGTGCTGACATAGCTGATACCGATCCTCAAGCTGTAACCAGTGACGAGACTGAAGCCATGCCTGATGCCAAGGTTAAGGGTAAAGGTAATGCCACTGCCATGGCTAAAGCAGGGACCAAGGCAAACACGAAAACCAATTTGCAGACTGATGCCTTGCCTGATACCGAGGAAAAAAACATAAGTGATCCCAGCGATGTGGCTAAGGCAGAGGCTAGCGGAGACGTGGTTTTCTGTACCCAGACTGAGCCTGTGGCCAATGTCCAGGGTGATGACTTGCCTGATGGCAAAATCAAGGCTAAGGACAATGCCAATGCCATATCTAAGGAAGGGGCTCAGGCTACGGCCCAGAGCCAAGGTGAAGCCTTACCTAATACTAAAGGTAAGGCTAGAGGCAAAGCCAAAGCCAAGTGTAAGGCAGGAGCTGCAACGGATGTGAAAGCGTGTGCACAGCCTCAAGCTGGGACGAAAACCCAAGCTGAGACCTTGTCTGATTCCAAGATTGATAGCAAAAGTGACTCTAATGCCACGTCTAAAGCAGGGGCAAAGTCAGACAGTTGCCAGAATGAGGCCCTGCCTGGTACTAAGAATAAGGTCAAGGGCAATCCAAGTCCTGTGCCTAAGGCAGAAGCTGGGGCAGCTACAGTGGGCTCTGCCCAGACCAACGTTGTGACCAGTTCCCAGGGTGAGAGTGCACCCGGTGCCAAGAATAAGGTCAAGGGTAATCGCAATTCTGTGCCTAAAGCCGGGCCTGGACCAGACACTACGGATTCTGCCCAGTCCCAGACTGTAGCCACTTCCCACAGTGAGAACTTACCTGGTGCCAAGAATAAGGTTAAGAGCAATCCCAATGTTGTGCCtaaggcagaggctggggtgggTGCCTGTCCCCAGTCTGTGGCCATTTCCCAGGGTGTTGCCTTGACTGGTACCAAGACTAAGGCCAAGGGCAATTCTAGTGCTGGGTCGAAACCAGATGCTGGGGCAGGAACGATGGGCTCTGTCAAGGCTGTGGTCAGCACCCAGGGCGAGACCGTACCTGGTTCCAAGAGTAAGGTTAAAGGTCATCCCAATGCTGTGCCTAAGGCAGAGACTGGGGCAAGTACAATACTGGCTTTGGCTTCTTCCCAGGCGGAGGCCCTGCTTGGTGCCAGAAATAAGGTCAGGGGCAATTCCAACACTGTGCCTAAGGCAGAGGCTGGGTCAGGTACAAGGAGCTCTGCTCAGTCCCAGGCTGTGGTCAGTTCCCAGAATGAGACTTTGCTTGGGGCCAGGAATAAGGTCAGATCCAATGCTAGTACTAAATCAGGAGCCAAAACAGGTACAAGGAGCTCTGCTCAGCCCCAGGCTGTGGTCAGTTCCCAGAATGAAGCTTTGCTTGGGGCAAGGGATAAAGGTCTGTCCGGTTCACAGGTAGGAGCCACTGTAGACAATAAGATGTATGCCAGGCCCGTGGCAGGTGCTGTGCCCACTTCTGAAATTGTGAGTGGGGTAGGTGCTCAGCCTAACATGCACGATTATTACTGGAATGGGATTGGTGTTGAGGACTGGATTGCTGCCGAGCGGTGGATCAAATTTAGGTTTCAGACCATGGATGGAGACTGGGAGAACACTGTATCCTGGACTGATGAAGAGAATGCAGCCAATGTCGGGCCCTGGAGTGGGGCTAATGAGAAGACTGGCATTGTTAGTTCCTGGGCTGTGGCTTGTGATGAAAACAGCATTAAGTCCTGGACTGGGGCTAGGACTGAGAATGAGGTTGCTCTTGGGTCCTGGGTAGGTGCTGGTGACCAGGCCAGTGGGGCAATCTGGGCAGGAGCTCAGGCTACTGAGGCCACTGGAGGCTCCTGGACTGGGGCTGAGAACCAGATCAGTGCAGGTTCTTGGGTTGTCTCTGGAAACCAGGCCATTGCAGGGCCCTGGGCTGTGAGTCAGGTTAGTGACGGGTCATGGCCTGCAGTCCAGGCCAGTGGAGTGTCCTGGGTAGTGGACCAGGCTACTGGGACCTGGACTGTGGCTGACAATCAGGCTGGTGCAATGTCTTGGACTGGAGCTGGCAATATAGTTAGTATTGGATACTGGACTGGGGCTGTAGACCAGACCAATGCAGTGTCCTGGACAGGGACTGGTGATCAGGCTGGTGGTGAGGTCAAGCCAAGGTTTGAAGATCAGGCCAGTGAAAAGGGGACCTGGGCTGGAGCCGGTGTCCAGACCAGTGGAGAGTCCAGGTTGGGACCTGAGGATCAGTCCAGTGGAAGGTCTTGGACTGAGACTGCAGACCAAGCTAATGCAGCATCCAGGCTTGGGACTGTAGATCCATCTGGTGGTGCATCCTGGGCTGGCACTGGGGACCAGGCTGGTGGAGTATCTACATCAGGGTCTGCAGACCAGTCTGATGGTGGATCCAAACCTGGTTTTGAGAATCAGACCACTGATGAAGGGTCTTGGACTGGCACTGTTGGCCAGGCTAGTGGAGGGTCCAAGTCAGTGCCTGAGGATCAGTCTGCTGGAAGATCCTGGGCAGATTCTGGAAACCAACTCAGTGGAGGGTTCTTGGTTGGGCCTTTGGACCAGGCCAATGGAGAGTCTCAGCCTGGGTCTGGAGAACTGGCTGCTGGTGGAGTAGATCAGTCCAGTGGAGGAGGATGCTGGCCTGGTTCTGGGGACCAGTCTGGTGGAGAGTCTAGGATGGGGCCCAGGGACCAATCTAATGGAGAGTCTTGGCCTGGCACTGGAGAGCAGACCAGTGGATGGTATTGTACTTACACTGGGAATCAGACCATTGGAGGAAGCTCTTGGGGTGGGGCTAGTGGTCAGGACGTTGGAGGGTCAAAGCCAGTGCAGGTGAACCAGACTACTAGTGGATCCTGGCTTGTCACTGGGACTCAGATCAGTGGTGTGTCCTGGACTGGTGATCAGGTTGGTGGCTGTTCCAAGCCTGGATTTGAGGATCAGGCCATTGGAGGAGGATTCTGGGCTGGTGCTGGGGACCAGGCCACTGGAGGGTCCAGGCCAGCTGTGTCTGAGGGTCAGTCTAATGGAGGAGTTTCCTGGGGTGGAGCTGGGAGTCAGGTCAGTGGAGGGTCCTGGGTTGGGCCTGTGGATCAGACTAGTGGCTCTTCGAAATCTGGATTTGAAGATCAGGCATGTGGAGAATCCTGGCCTGGGTCTAGGTCTAGTAATGAAGCCAGTGGAGGATCTAGGCTAGATACACAAGACCAGGCCAGTGGAAGATTCCTTGTAAGTGCTGAGGTGGAGGCCAATGAAGGATTTTGGTTTGGGCCTGGGAGTGAGGCCTTTATAGGGTCTTGGTGCTGGACAGAGGAAGCTACTATTTTGCCTATAGCTGGTCTTAAAGATGAGGCCAGTGTTGAATCCACGGCAGGTACTAAGGAAGAAGCCACCATTAGTTCTGGATTGGGGGATGAGAAGAAGAGCAGTACTGAGGAGACAGCTGTTACAGGCACCTGTGTTGGAGGTGAGGCTGAGACTGTGGCTGGAGCCGAGGCTGAGACTGTGGCTGGAGCCGAGGCTGAAGCTGAGACAGAGGctaaggctgaggctgag GCTGGAGCAGAGACAGAGGTTGAGGCCGAGGTGGGAGCAGAGACTAGGGCAGAGGCTGGGGTAGCCGATTCTGAGACTGGAGCTGAGGCTGGTCCTAGAGTTGAGGCAGTGGTTGGGGCTGAAGCCGGAATGGAAATTTGGTCCTGGGAGGGAGATGCAGCCTCTAAAGGGTCAAGGCTtggggctgaggctgaggctgaggctgaggctggagttgggggaggggctgaggctgaggctgaggctgaagcTGAGACTAGCATGGGATTTTGGTTCTGGGATGGAGATGCAGCTACTAAAGGATCTAAGCGTggagctgaggctgaggctgaggctggagttggagcaggggcagaggcagagactgaaGCTGTGGCCGAGACCAGCATGGGATTTTGGATTTGGGACGGAGATGCAGCCACTAAAGAGTCTAGGCTtggggctgaggctgaggctgaggctggagttgGAGCAggggctgaggctgtggctgaggctggagTTGGAGCAggggctgaggctgtggctgaaTCTGTGGCTGAGACCAGCATGGAATTTTGGCCCTGGGATGGAGATGCAGCCACTAAAGAGTCTAGACACgagactgaggcagaggctggggctggagttatggctgaggctggggctggagttgTAGCCGAGGTTGGGGCTGAGACCAGaatggggttttggttttggaatGAAGACTCAACCACTAAAGGGTCTAGGCTTGGGGCTGAGGCTGCGGTTGGAGTTGTTGCAGAGGGTGGGGCTGAAGCCAGAATGGAGTTTTGGTCCTGGGAGGGAGATGCAGCCTCTAAAGGGTCTAGGCTTGGGGCTGAAGTAGAGGCTGGCTTAGGGTCTTGGACTTTCGCTGCAGATgtaaatgatgatgatgaggaggaggaggagctaagTAGAGAATCCAGCCCTGGTATTGAAGAGATCAGTCTAAGAAACTTGTTTGGGGCTGACAGTGAGGACAATAATGACCTCAGATCTACAAATGAAAAAGATGCCAATTCTGAATCTGGGACTGGGGATAAGGTCAGCACTAAAGATAAGTTTGATGCTGCTGATGGAGTTGACATCCGATCTTGGTTCTGTACTGGTAATGAAAACAGATGTGAGGACGAGTCTACATCTCAAGTGAAAGCCAAAAGGACAACTGAACCAAGAGGCATATATCCATCTATGGTCCCTGGGGCAGGAATGGGTGTATGGGATGGAACCATAGTTTGTTCAGAAAGCAAGCTGTTACAGCAAAGCAGCTTTCCAGGTGAAGAAGGCTTCAGAAAGCAAGTCAATACTGGAGACAAGGTGCATTCCTGCAACTGCCGCTGCAAACGGGATGTTAATCTGGATCCAGAAGATCTTGAGAAACTCATTTGCATGATTGAAATGACTGAAGATGCTTCTGTTCATGAGATAGCCACGAATGCTCTATATAACAGTGCTGATTATCCTTTTCCGCAGGAAATTGACCGGAATATAGGTGGAATTTCAGTTATCCAAAGCTTATTGGGTAATCCCTACCCTACTGTCCGCCAGAAGGCTTTAAATGCCTTGAATAACCTCTCAGTTGCTGCTGAAAACCATAGGAAGGTTAAGACATATTTAAGTCAGGTATGTGAAGATACTGTCACCTATCCCTTAAACTCAAATGTGCAAGTGGCCGGACTAAGACTGATAAGACACCTTACTATTACTAGTGAGTATCAGCATATGGTTACCAACTACATTTCAGAATTTCTCCGTTTGTTGGCTATGGGAAGTGGAGAAACTAAAGACCATGTTTTGGGAATGCTTGTGAATTTCTCTAAAAATCCATCCATGACAAAAGACTTGCTCATTGCCAATGCACCAACAGCACTGATTAACATCTTTAGCAAGAAGGAGACAAAAGAGAACATCCTTAATGCccttttactttttgaaaatataaatcgtcattttaaaaaaagagcaaaaacatatCCCCAAGACAGATTCAGTAAAAGttccctttattttctgtttcaacGACCTAAAGCCTGTGCCAAGAAACTTAGAGCCTTAGCAGCAGATTGTAGTGATCCAGAGGTGAAAGAAAAAGTTGAGGTATTAATAAATAAACTTTGA